In Pleuronectes platessa chromosome 8, fPlePla1.1, whole genome shotgun sequence, the genomic stretch ctatctaatgcatgtgctcgggcccgctcagtgctgctttgcagtcctggaaattttagaaattgtattttatagttgGTAATTTCAAGGATTGTGCGATCcggttattataattttctttttcagggaaattaattggctttttgtttttattcatttttttattgtttttaatttaatttaaagaaaatatttatctCCTGCGCAGAAGTGGAATGTGCCCCCCTGTgcaaattattaaaatatatatatatatatatatatatatatatatatatatatataaaattaaattaaaaaaaagtccatTTCTGCGCAGGAGGAGTGCAGTTCGCAggattaatttaatataatttaatatataatttttttttatataattttttttttttacaatttgttctCCTTGCCCACAAAAATATGTAATCATATGATATAATGATACagtttaatttataatttaatttgtattaaattattattatattattattattaatattgtatcTAATTTCATTTGTGCATAATGTGCCTTGTTCTTTGGTATCATTTGTGATGACGTCAATGTCTTGATATTTGACCGATTCAAATTTTACTGGTAAAGAAATAATCCTGATCTGGATTTTGGTCTGCAGGTGGCGGTGTCGTGCCGCGGAGCTCCTGGTCAGCCGGGAATATAGCGGGAGAAGCAGAAGGAGACGGAGGGCGGAGTGGGAGAAATCGTTGTGAAGCTTCAGAGTCTCGGTGCTGATCAACTTGTAGGCCTCCGCCTGTAACGCTGACTTACTCCATTTAATCTACTCTGTAGTTTTATCGTAGATGTCGTAGAATTCGCGTGCTGGTGTGTGTAAAGCTCAGCGCGGTCGCTAGTAGCCGGGTCGCTCCTTAGCCAGCGTTAGCCAAGTAACCAGCTGCAGGCGCTTTATCGCCATTTTGCGCAATCAACAGCCCGAGATTTTCGCCCGCAGCTAGGTAAGAAGCCCAGAAATAAACCCAGGAACCGAACTTTTTAGCTGACGCTCCTTATCGCAGTAACGTTACACGATCAATTGTGTGTGGCAGGTGGTTGATCGTGCAGCATGGCGGAGGCAGACCGACCGGGGAAGCTCTTCATCGGGGGACTGAACACGGAGACCACCGAGAAGGCCCTGGACCAGTACTTCAGCAAATATGGCAGGATTGTCGAAGGTGTGTGTGGAGCAATTGTTGGCCATTTTAACACTCACCCCAACACGCAACTCGGTTTATGGTTTATTCCAAGATACAGTTTTTGCCGATGCCATTATCCGACTTCAAAACTCTAACAGATGTTCGTGCACTTACTTGAATGTAACTAACGGCACCAGATGTCTACACGAGTGCATTTTAGTTTGGTCTTTTCTCGCAATGAGATAAAtattattaacattttatttgtttgtattttgaatATCAGATGTGTGCACCGTCGGATGTTTTTGGACCTTTTACCTTAGTCCCcattttatcttatttacttTAAATTTAATCCTAGCCTTGAAGGAGGAACTACGAAAACTTTTAGTAAACAAAGTAAGCAGtaagattaaccttgacagcAATCTTTTAGATTAACAGTTAGTAAATTGAGGCTAGAAATAagttaaattgttgtaaaaTAGTAATCGTTTGTAAATGATGTAATCAGCCTAAATACAAAGTACAAGCTCTCACTTGTTATCTctttatttcagttattttgatgAAGGACCGTGAAACAAACAAGTCAAGAGGATTTGCTTTTGTTACTTTTGAAAGTCCGTCTGATGCAAAGGATGCAGCACGCGAGATGAATGGAAAGGTAACTACTGTCATCAATCAGCCGCACCCCCCTTAGAAATCTGCTTCGAATTGTGATTGAAATTGTAATTCTTCTACCACAGTCTCTCGACGGCAAGCCTATTAAAGTTGAGCAGGCTACAAAGCCTCAGTTTGAGAGTGGAGGCAGGCGAGGACCTCCACCCATGTACTCCCGCAGTCGCCCCCCCAGAGGAGCCCGTGGTTCCAGGGGAGGTATTGATGGAATGAGGAGCCCACCTTCCAGaggtatgtatttatttagcaaACAAATTGTAAAACGACAATTTTATACCATTTTACTTTTGGAGCTTAGTGTGTTAATATCTGTATCTCTTGTCTGTGTGCAGACTACTATGATAATTCAGGGAATGGAGAACCCTTCTTCAAAGGGATGTCATCCAGAGGCCCCCCTCCTATGAAGAGAGGACCCCCAGAACGTAATGGAGGCCCCCCACCAAAGAGGTCTGCCCCGTCTGGTCCTTTGAGCAGACGTAAGTATTGGTACTATGCTGACTGGAAACCCAGTGGTTCACAGATTTGATCACTTGCCTTGTTCTCCGGAAAGTACCTTGATCTGCTTCTTGAATCTTAGATTATTTTTCTTAATTAACAAGCTTTTGTGGTCTTTGCTTTCTAGCATCCATGTCAAGGGACAGGGATCCATATGGTCCACCCCCTCCTCGCAGAGACTCCATGATGTCCAGGAGGGACGATTATCCATCACCACGAGATGACAATTACAACTCAAAGGACAGGTAAAACATTTCGTCTTTAGTTACATTACACAATTTTGTGATACTGTGAAAAGGTTTTTGCATTTTATTAGATCAAACTTGAGcatttgtgcttgtgtttgaaACCTGTTCAAAAAACTAAATAGCTA encodes the following:
- the rbmx gene encoding RNA-binding motif protein, X chromosome; protein product: MAEADRPGKLFIGGLNTETTEKALDQYFSKYGRIVEVILMKDRETNKSRGFAFVTFESPSDAKDAAREMNGKSLDGKPIKVEQATKPQFESGGRRGPPPMYSRSRPPRGARGSRGGIDGMRSPPSRDYYDNSGNGEPFFKGMSSRGPPPMKRGPPERNGGPPPKRSAPSGPLSRPSMSRDRDPYGPPPPRRDSMMSRRDDYPSPRDDNYNSKDSYSSRDYNSRESRDYGAPPRDYSYREYTNSSSRDDYGSMSRGYSDRDGYGGGRESRSYMDRPSGGSYRDSYDGYGNSRSAPPSRGPPPSYGGSSGSSRYDDYGSSTRDGYGSRDSYPSSRSESYQPSRGERMGRQERGPAPPVERGYPPRDTYSSSSRGAPRGGRGGHRADRGMARSRY